The following are encoded together in the Stegostoma tigrinum isolate sSteTig4 chromosome 20, sSteTig4.hap1, whole genome shotgun sequence genome:
- the pwwp2b gene encoding PWWP domain-containing protein 2B, producing MAALSPEPAAAAGRLRAGAQLSVTVEHVVSGTLVVSTNFGGSSFTGILIDMAKKSGLYGFPANQFAEQEEFPAKSCTSDTLDGKEQAVCQTESQLCNMQVSNMLGREQISPLQPLPETVPCFPPYCEGVPLPQPLVLRQTYNQWVPQPPPRTIKRTKRRLSRNRDPGKLIMSTIRLRPRQVLCEKCKNTLNQEEDDDDKDRHNSKNEKKTSMEENEKRKPEVMCCENRKIKKEKKDDKFSGELVHRSPVIKISYSTPQGKGKVVKIPSRVHGSIEPFCPKRLLQNESVDQDKNTNCEEMEVLPEKSFSSPPGTIPKLKLTRPLHSSADIPPPRIRLKPHRLSNGDSVAIYKAELVDNVNSDAQPTRRSDNGTLHSEESTGKSSVETSGSSGEEDQWRYKRSRRSKDQDDLTVYLSYRKKRADSSSLSVCSNDSLDESKSSSSEMTSPEVCDFAPGDDASVSSSSKEEKTVPPLTVRLHTKTVMKCVTADGRTISVGDIVWGKIHGFPWWPARILSISINKKENGAPQWQEARVSWFGSPTTSLLSVSKISPFLEYFKLRFNKKKKGVYRRAITEAAKAADHLTPEIRSLLSQYES from the exons ATGGCGGCGCTCAGCCCGGAGCCCGCAGCCGCAGCGGGGCGGCTCCGAGCGGGCGCCCAGCTCTCGGTCACTGTGGAACACGTCGTCAGCGGCACCTTGGTGGTGTCCACCAACTTCGGAGGGAGCAGCTTCACCGGGATCCTGATAGATATGGCCAAGAA GTCTGGTTTGTATGGTTTTCCTGCGAACCAGTTTGCCGAGCAAGAGGAGTTTCCTGCCAAGTCGTGTACCAGTGACACCCTTGATGGTAAAGAACAGGCAGTGTGTCAAACTGAGTCACAGCTTTGCAACATGCAAGTTTCCAATATGTTAGGCAGAGAACAAATTTCACCTCTTCAGCCATTACCAGAAACTGTGCCTTGCTTTCCACCTTATTGTGAAGGTGTACCTCTACCACAGCCATTAGTATTGAGACAGACTTACAATCAATGGGTTCCCCAGCCACCACCTCGGACAATCAAGCGCACAAAGAGACGCCTGTCAAGGAATCGCGATCCTGGTAAGCTTATAATGAGCACCATCAGATTGCGGCCAAGGCAGGTACTTTGTGAAAAGTGCAAAAACACACTAAATCAGGAGGAGGACGATGATGACAAAGATAGACACAACAGTAAGAACGAGAAAAAGACTAGCATGGAGGAAAATGAAAAGAGGAAACCTGAGGTAATGTGCTGTGAAAATAggaaaataaaaaaggaaaagaaagatgatAAATTTTCTGGTGAGCTGGTACATCGAAGCCCTGTGATAAAAATATCATATAGCACACCTCAAGGTAAGGGAAAAGTTGTAAAAATTCCCTCACGGGTACATGGTTCAATTGAGCCCTTTTGTCCTAAAAGGTTATTGCAAAATGAAAGTGTGGACCAGgacaaaaatacaaattgtgAGGAAATGGAGGTTCTTCCAGAAAAGTCATTCTCTAGTCCACCTGGAACCATTCCAAAACTAAAACTGACTAGACCTTTGCATTCCAGTGCAGACATCCCACCACCTAGAATTCGACTAAAACCTCATCGGCTTAGTAATGGGGACAGTGTTGCAATTTATAAGGCCGAGCTTGTAGATAATGTAAATAGTGATGCACAGCCTACAAGGAGATCAGATAATGGTACACTTCATTCTGAAGAATCTACAGGAAAGAGTTCAGTAGAGACGTCTGGGAGTTCTGGAGAGGAGGACCAATGGCGGTACAAAAGGAGTCGTCGAAGCAAGGATCAAGATGATCTGACTGTGTATTTAAGTTATAGGAAAAAACGAGCAGATTCATCAAGTTTATcagtctgtagtaatgatagtttAGATGAATCAAAGTCTTCTAGTTCAGAGATGACTTCGCCAGAAGTATGTGATTTTGCACCTGGAGATGATGCTTCTGTGTCATCGTCTTCCAAAGAAGAAAAGACAGTGCCTCCTTTAACTGTGAGACTTCATACCAAAACTGTAATGAAATGTGTAACAGCGGATGGCAGGACTATATCTGTTGGAGATATAGTATGGGGAAAAATTCATGGCTTCCCCTGGTGGCCTGCACGCATTCTCAGCATTAGTATTAACAAGAAGGAAAATGGGGCTCCACAATGGCAGGAAGCCAGAGTGTCTTGGTTTGGATCACCTACAACATCGCTACTTTCTGTATCAAAAATCTCcccatttttggaatattttaaattgaggtttaacaaaaagaaaaaaggaGTATACCGCAGGGCAATTACCGAAGCTGCCAAGGCAGCTGATCACCTGACACCTGAAATTCGATCTCTTCTTTCACAATACGAAAGTTAA